One window of the Sciurus carolinensis chromosome 8, mSciCar1.2, whole genome shotgun sequence genome contains the following:
- the Lrrn3 gene encoding leucine-rich repeat neuronal protein 3, with amino-acid sequence MKDMPLQIHVLLGLAITTLVQAVDKKVDCPQLCTCEIRPWFTPRSIYMEASTVDCNDLGLLSFPARLPADTQILLLQTNNIAKIEYSTDFPVNLTGLDLSQNNLSSVTNINVKKMYQLLSVYLEENKLTELPEKCLSGLSNLQELYINHNLLSTISPGAFIGLHNLLRLHLNSNRLQMINSKWFDALPNLEILMIGENPIIRIKDMNFKPLINLRSLVIAGINLTEIPDNALVGLENLESISFYDNRLIKVPHIALQKVVNLKFLDLNKNPINRIRRGDFSNMLHLKELGINNMPELISIDSLAVDNLPDLRKIEATNNPRLSYIHPNAFFRLPKLESLMLNSNALSALYHGTIESLPNLKEISIHSNPIRCDCVIRWINMNKTNIRFMEPDALFCVDPPEFQGQNVRQVHFRDMMEICLPLIAPESFPSNLDVEADSYVSLHCRATAEPQPEIYWITPSGQKLLPNTLTDKFYVHSEGTLDISGITSKEGGLYTCIATNLVGADLKSIMIKVDGSFPQDNNGSLNIKIRDIQANSVLVSWKASSKILKSSVKWTAFVKTENSHAAQSARIPSDVKVYNLTHLNPSTEYKICIDIPTIYQKNRKQCINVTTKGLDHGRKEYEKSNTTTFMACVGGFLGIIGVICLFSCLSQEMNCNDKHSHVRNYLHKPTFAFSELYPPLINLWEAGKEKSTTLEVKATVIGVPTNVS; translated from the coding sequence ATGAAGGACATGCCACTCCAAATTCATGTGCTACTTGGCCTAGCTATCACTACACTAGTACAAGCTGTAGATAAAAAAGTGGATTGCCCACAGTTGTGTACATGTGAAATCAGGCCTTGGTTTACACCCAGATCCATTTATATGGAGGCATCTACAGTGGATTGTAATGATTTAGGTCTTTTAAGTTTCCCAGCCAGATTGCCTGCTGACACACAGATTCTGCTTCTACAGACTAACAATATTGCAAAAATTGAATATTCCACAGACTTTCCAGTAAACCTTACTGGCCTGGACTTATCTCAAAACAATTTATCTTCAGTCACCAATATTAATGTAAAAAAGATGTATCAGCTCCTTTCTGTGTACCTAGAGGAAAACAAACTTACTGAGCTGCCTGAAAAATGTCTGTCTGGACTGAGTAACTTACAAGAACTCTATATTAATCACAACTTGCTTTCTACAATTTCACCCGGAGCCTTTATTGGCCTACATAATCTTCTTCGACTTCATCTCAATTCAAATAGACTGCAGATGATCAACAGTAAGTGGTTCGATGCTCTTCCAAATCTAGAGATTCTGATGATTGGAGAAAATCCAATCATCAGAATCAAAGACATGAACTTTAAGCCTCTTATCAATCTTCGCAGTCTGGTTATAGCTGGTATAAACCTCACGGAAATACCAGATAATGCCTTGGTTGGACTTGAAAACTTAGAAAGCATCTCTTTTTATGACAACAGGCTTATTAAAGTGCCCCATATTGCTCTTCAGAAAGTTGTAAACCTCAAATTTTTGGATCTAAATAAAAATCCTATTAATAGAATACGAAGAGGTGATTTTAGCAATATGCTACACTTAAAAGAGTTGGGGATAAATAATATGCCTGAGCTGATTTCCATTGACAGTCTTGCTGTGGATAACTTGCcagatttaagaaaaatagaagctactaaCAACCCCAGATTGTCTTACATTCACCCTAATGCATTTTTCAGACTCCCCAAACTAGAATCACTCATGCTTAACAGCAATGCCCTCAGTGCCCTATACCATGGTACCATTGAGTCTCTGCCAAACCTCAAGGAAATCAGCATACACAGCAATCCGATCAGGTGTGACTGTGTCATCCGTTGGATTAATATGAACAAAACCAACATTCGATTTATGGAGCCAGATGCACTGTTTTGTGTGGACCCACCCGAATTCCAAGGCCAGAATGTTCGACAAGTGCATTTCAGGGACATGATGGAAATTTGCCTCCCTCTTATAGCTCCCGAGAGCTTTCCTTCTAATTTGGATGTAGAAGCTGACAGCTATGTCTCCCTTCACTGTAGAGCTACTGCAGAGCCACAGCCTGAAATCTACTGGATAACACCTTCTGGTCAAAAACTCTTACCTAATACTCTGACAGATAAGTTCTATGTCCATTCTGAAGGCACACTAGATATAAGTGGCATAACCTCCAAAGAAGGGGGTTTATATACTTGTATAGCAACTAACCTAGTTGGTGCTGACTTGAAGTCTATTATGATCAAAGTGGATGGTTCTTTTCCACAAGATAACAATGGgtctttgaatataaaaataagagataTTCAGGCCAATTCAGTTCTGGTATCTTGGAAAGCAAGTTCAAAAATTCTCAAATCCAGTGTTAAGTGGACTGCCTTTGTCAAGACTGAAAATTCTCATGCTGCCCAAAGTGCTCGAATACCATCTGATGTCAAGGTATATAATCTTACTCATCTGAACCCATCCACTGAGTACAAAATTTGTATTGATATTCCCACCATctatcagaaaaacagaaaacaatgtataaatgtCACCACAAAAGGTTTGGACCATGGTCGAAAAGAGTATGAAAAGAGTAACACCACAACATTTATGGCCTGCGTTGGAGGCTTCCTAGGGATTATTGGTGTAATATGTCTTTTCAGCTGCCTCTCTCAAGAAATGAACTGTAATGATAAACATAGCCATGTGAGGAATTACTTACACAAACCAACCTTTGCATTCAGTGAGCTTTATCCTCCTCTGATAAACCTCTGGGAAGCAGGTAAAGAGAAAAGTACAACCTTGGAAGTGAAAGCAACAGTGATAGGTGTGCCAACAAATGTGTCATAA